The DNA segment CGATAAATTGCTTAAGGTAATGTCATTAGGTGAATCAGCCTCAACGAGAGAAGCGAGTAGTAAATCGATTAGTTCTGCTAGAAAACGTCCTGAAAGCATTGCAGTAAAAGGACGAAACTTAGAGCAAATGGCTGACATGCAAGCTAATGCTTCATACCGGTTAGCCACAATGCGTTGTGATACCTATGACCAATTCAAGAAAAAGAGAGGTAGTTATTATGTAGGTGCAGATTCTGGGCGAATCTCTGATCAAAAAGAGTCATCGTTTACTTTGGGTGATCTGAATGATTGGCTTACAGATATTGATAATGTCATATCAGCAAATATTAATATAAAGAATGCCTTAGTACATTCATATGCAAAGCCAATATCTGTTGATGAAAATTTTGAAGCTCACAGTTTGATTTTTGATTTAACAGAGTTTGAGTCTCCGATAAGTATTTTCATAGCAGGGGAACAATATACACTCGACAATTCGTTTTTGTATTTAATTTATGACAACGGTACGTTGCTTGTTGATGGTGTTGAGGAAAGTAAAATCTTAGTAAACTTTAAGCAAGAAGAACCCTATCTAGAAATTGCACCAGAAACGGAAATAACATACTTACTTGAAGATGGGGAACAGCAAGACATAACTGATTTTCTCAACGAGCACTTACATAAAGCTCTTTTAGCAAATGGGATAAATTATTCAAATTGTAAGTTCTATCAATTAACGCTTCCAGTGGCTGATAGTTTTGAATTAGGTGCTTCCAACCTTGCCAATGTTGTTATCGGGCTAGAGTCTCTTGTTGGCGCAAACTTAGATGAGAAAGGATATCAAAATGGTGCTCATCAGGTTGTTGAAGGAGGCTTTAGCAGTGATTCGATTTTCTATTTAGTGGATCAATTAAAAGCTAATGGCTTAGCCAACCCAACAAAAAGCGAACTAGGTCCATTCGCTCCCTACATACCTGATGCTGACTTGCTGATTAACACGGATATGGGAACCGAACCTGCTGACTTTATTGTATCGTCAAAAAACAAGTTAGCATTCGTTCATGTTAAATGTGGTAGTGCAATAAACCCACGTTCATCAGCAGGAGCACTTGCTGAAGTAGGGTCTCAAGCCATAAAAAATATTGAAATGCTAATTAGTGGAGATACTGAACTGAAGCCTTCAAATTGGAATAGGCTTCATACGGCTTGGCCTGCTCCAGAATCTGCTCAAAATATTGCTGAAAGAATTAGAGTGTTCAAAGGTGCTACTTTTACGGCTCAAAACGAGCAGGAAAGATTAGAAAAACTAAATGAGCTGTGGGATACCGTTGCAATGAGAAGACGCTCAACAGCAGTTCAAAAGGAAATTTGGATTATTGCTGCCAATAGCTTTTCGGCTGCCCATTTTGAGCAACAATTAAAGTTAGGTTCAGAGGCAAATGGCGAAACCTTACAAGCTTTTCAATTATTAAATAGTTGGCTAGCGACTGTGCATGATAATGATATTGAGTTGAAAGTTTTTGTTTCACCATAGTTAAGGCAAGAGCTAAGGAATAGATGATGAGAGGTGGTCAAATTGCCTAGAGATTTTACAAAATATAATTTTAACGGGCAGGCTCTTGGTAACGGGCGTTTGGTTTTAGTTGTAGTAAAAGAGTGAAATTGCACCCAAAGATAATCCACTTCACTCCCTGATTTGCACCGAGGACTGCTCCGCATTTGACGTTTTGATATACGAGGAGTTATCTGAAACCTAGAAACAAGTCGGTGGTCGTAACTCACAATTGTCCAAAAACAATTTAAGTCGTAGTCATCTATTATATGGCTACGTCTTAAAATCTAGTTGTAACCCATAGCTTCACATCGAGAGTAAACAATATTGTTTCTGTTCATTTGAATCTTCTCAATACGCTCGGCTCGTTTACACTCCCATTTGCTCACCGGGAATTGCTTATCCCAAGCTGTCATTAGCTGTCTTTGCTGTTTACTCATTTTGTATCGTGGATAGGCTTGCTCCATATACAAATAGGTTCTTGCAATTCTGCCTCTTGAGCCAATTGTCGGCTCTACTTTTCTATCATGAACCTTTACTTCGCAACTACCAAAGCTCGAACGAGAAGAGGGAAGCATTGCAAAGTTGTAATTAGCTCTTGTAGCGTTCACTGCGCCTACTGCTGGATACAAGTTATATAAATCAGATTGCATTAAACGGTAATCGTGATTTACTTTCTCGGCACACTTACGGCCTTTGAAACTTTTTCCTTTGTTATTTACGCAACTTGGGTGGCCATCACGCCACTCTGAAAAGGTTCGACCAAAGTTTTCAGCGGGAACAACATGCTCCCATTCAACTCTTTTGGCGCGTTTAACATGCTTATCAGTTGTAAATCCACGAGAAAGTTTGATGTTTTTCTTGCTATCAAACTCTGCATTACAATAAAGCGTTACACGATGGTCGTAATAAACTTTACGTTCGAGTGTTTTCTTTGCTTTATTAAACGACTTTATGGTTGTATTGCCTTCGCCGGACTGGGCAAACGTAGTTAAGGGCAGCAGTGCTGCAATGGCTATAGAGAGTGTGCGGATATTCATAAGGTTCTGATTAAAATAGTTTGGCTGATTTTGCCTTAACTATCATAGGCTTTATAGTAAAAATAAGCATGATTTAATTAAACTTAATGAATCAGAACCTACATTGATTAGCATTTAATCAAAGGAATGTCTTTCCAGCGTGTAGTGTATTGCGGAGTCAGCATGTCTCTGCGCATTCCCCATTTCTGCGATATACCTTGGGCAGCGAGAAACAACGTGTCAGTACCGTACTTGGCGTTGATTTTATCCAAGACCAGCATTTTACTTGGATTTCTACCGCCTTCAAATAAATCTCCTTGCAGATTGGCTTCACTACACAAGTTAATGAGTCCAACGCCGATTTTGTAATAACGAATAGCGGGATTAAATCTAACCATTGCAGCCTGAGTTGCAGCTTCAATGAGTTCGCAAGTGTCATTTGTTGGGTATGCAAAATGGTGCAGATACTTAAACCCGCTTGGATGCTCATCAAAAGGTGAGTTTGACGCAAACACCAGCATGCTTTTACACAGTGAACCTTGAATTCTTGCTTTAGCGGCTGCAGTTGAAGCGTGTTTACTTAATGCTTGGCATAATGAAGGTAAATCAGTCACTCTGTTGCCAACACTGCGAGTTGAAAATATCTGTTTCTTGTCAGCTCTTGCTTCATCCCAAGTCTTGCACACTTCACCGTTTAGTTCTCTTACAGTTCGTTCAAGTTCAATACTGAATTGCTTTCTGGCGATGCCGGCTTTCATTTGCGACAACGCATAGGCATTGTGAATATTCATTGCTGCGAGCCTTTTGGCTATGCGGCCACCGACGCCCCAGACATCATCGGTTTTCATCGTTTTTAAAATTGCTGAACGTTGCTCATTGTTAGTAATGGCACAAACGCCATTATAACCAGGGAGTTTTTTTGCAGCATGATTAGCGACTTTGGCTAAGGTCAGTGTCTCACCAATTCCAACACAAACAGGCAACCTTGTTTCTTTCCAAACGGCGCGCCTAAGTTTTAATGCGTGCTCAGTTAGGCATGGTATAGCGGGGTAACAGTGCTTAAACGATAAAAAAGACTCATCAATGCTGTAGATATGCTGCTGTGGGGCAAAGCGGCCAATCACCTCCATCATAGATGCAGATAAAGAGCCGTAAAGCTCATAGTTTGAAGACAACGCGATAATACCTTTTTGCTCACACAGCCTTTTGGCTTCAAAGTAAGGACCGAACTTTTTAATTCCCGCTTCTTTCGCCAATCTGTTGGCCGCAACAATACAACCATCATTATTACTCAACACGATAATAGGGCGGTTACGCCATTCAGGCCTAAAAACCTGTTCAGCACTGCAATAGAAAGAATTGGCATCGACAAGCGCATACATGATTAATCATTCTCAAGAATAGGGCTTTTACGATTACAGCGTATTGAGCGTATAACGACGCCTTCTACACTAAATGTATCGTGTTCGAGAATAGGCGTGCTCATGTGTGCTTCGTTAGCAGACAAAAGCAATCGATTTACTTTATCGATAATCTTGCACACAAATGAGCCATTGTAGTTAGCAACGATAATGTCTTGATTGCGAACATCAACATGCCTATCAACAATCAAGATATCGCCATCAAAAATGCCAACACCTTCCATGGAGTCACCATTGGCGAGCCCAATGAACGTTGAGCTTGGGTGTTCAATCAATAATTCATCAAGACTAAGTGGAAGCTGTCTATAGTCGGTAGCAGGGGACTCAAACCCTGTGATACCAGCACTGGCGGAAATCGGGATAATATTCATTCAAAAACAACAGGCACTGTATTTTTATACAGTATAGCGTTTTTTAGTTGATAGTCACAATAAAGTTTGCAGGTAACTCAGGCTAAACATTCAGGAATCGGGCGTATAAGACGTTTTTGACAAAATCATTCAGAATAAATTTTGCCCAAGTCTGTCTACTTTCGAGTTAGGGAGCTCAACGCTAACTAACTTAAGCCCCATTCCGCGTTGGCAACTAGGAAGAACTGCTTCACAGTTGGTAGTTCAAACGCCCTATTAAATTAAGCAACTAAATTGATAGCAGTCACATCCAATCTTAGATAATGCATAGTAGAATGAAGAGTCACCTATTTGGGGTATGTGCATGTTTAAGAACATAAAGTCTATAAAAAACTTCGGTATCTTCAAGGATGCCAACACTAACGCTGGTCAACCTTTCTATCAATTTAACTTATTCTATGGTTTTAATTATTCTGGAAAGACCACGCTTTCACGTGTTTTCCTTGCAATGCAGCTTGGTGAAATACCAGAAGGCTTCACAGGGGCATCTTTTGAAGTCGATTGTCACGAAGCTAGCTCTATCAAGAGTAACAACTTACAAAAAGTAGAAAACCTACGTGTTTTCAATTCAGATTACATCGCTAAAAACGTTAATTTTGATGAATCAAGCGTCAGCCCTGTGTTGATCGTAGGTGAACGTAACATCGAACTAGAAACAGAACTTCAAGGATTGGAAGAGGTTATCCCTACAAAGGAAGTTAATCGAGATCAAAACACAGGATTCGCAGCAAGCAAAGAAAAAGAAAAAAACAATCGTTTAACTGAAGTAGGTCGAAACGTTGCGGTATTGAGTATTCTAGGTCGGTCTACATTCAACGCTTCAAGCGTAAGAACCATGCTTGCATCTGCTGAAGCAAGTCATGATCTAACACCAGAACAAATGAGTGCTTACATTGATACAGCGAGAGCCAGTGCTGTATCAAGCGTACCTAAAGTTAAACTTAGCACCCCAGAAATGAAAGATATTTTGGGTGAAATTGAATCAATCATGGCGACCTCAGTAACACAGACAACTATTGCAGAGTTGGATGCAGATAAAAGCCTTAGAAGTTGGGTTGAAGAAGGGATAGAGCGTAACGCTGGACACACCACCTGCCAGTTCTGTCACAACACGATTAGTCAGGCAAGAATTGATGAGTTAAATGCATATTTTTCGGAAGCGTACAAAGA comes from the Shewanella halifaxensis HAW-EB4 genome and includes:
- a CDS encoding endonuclease codes for the protein MNIRTLSIAIAALLPLTTFAQSGEGNTTIKSFNKAKKTLERKVYYDHRVTLYCNAEFDSKKNIKLSRGFTTDKHVKRAKRVEWEHVVPAENFGRTFSEWRDGHPSCVNNKGKSFKGRKCAEKVNHDYRLMQSDLYNLYPAVGAVNATRANYNFAMLPSSRSSFGSCEVKVHDRKVEPTIGSRGRIARTYLYMEQAYPRYKMSKQQRQLMTAWDKQFPVSKWECKRAERIEKIQMNRNNIVYSRCEAMGYN
- a CDS encoding Y-family DNA polymerase; this encodes MYALVDANSFYCSAEQVFRPEWRNRPIIVLSNNDGCIVAANRLAKEAGIKKFGPYFEAKRLCEQKGIIALSSNYELYGSLSASMMEVIGRFAPQQHIYSIDESFLSFKHCYPAIPCLTEHALKLRRAVWKETRLPVCVGIGETLTLAKVANHAAKKLPGYNGVCAITNNEQRSAILKTMKTDDVWGVGGRIAKRLAAMNIHNAYALSQMKAGIARKQFSIELERTVRELNGEVCKTWDEARADKKQIFSTRSVGNRVTDLPSLCQALSKHASTAAAKARIQGSLCKSMLVFASNSPFDEHPSGFKYLHHFAYPTNDTCELIEAATQAAMVRFNPAIRYYKIGVGLINLCSEANLQGDLFEGGRNPSKMLVLDKINAKYGTDTLFLAAQGISQKWGMRRDMLTPQYTTRWKDIPLIKC
- a CDS encoding LexA family protein encodes the protein MNIIPISASAGITGFESPATDYRQLPLSLDELLIEHPSSTFIGLANGDSMEGVGIFDGDILIVDRHVDVRNQDIIVANYNGSFVCKIIDKVNRLLLSANEAHMSTPILEHDTFSVEGVVIRSIRCNRKSPILEND